Proteins encoded by one window of Lasioglossum baleicum chromosome 4, iyLasBale1, whole genome shotgun sequence:
- the LOC143207822 gene encoding tyrosine-protein phosphatase non-receptor type 5 isoform X4, whose product MRTNDRHHVRREKDWLSGRGVDVRSKIQRSTRRGGTSTPLTNHYVNDANYYDISSNDDNSDPLEKFYLITERRWHTDTVLPIPLLPSTEGMSVRSPHRISQSITGLDDAGMDLQAAQLSTRAGQEVRSTATLSWLDWQLTLFVALCAIVGAILFTFLILLWLRKQMSREKDTEDGDRRGLVEEGTIGHPEKPTKSTKVSVEGQWVHQPTIKPSVSVQSVRPVTTQITGLPEVMSVATPERRPEPIRIKARRLLERRGSSASLTIELAPPPESPPHVVTPTRECTAEEFLLSAGNVLSRSQLKKAVSDPTLLHKEFWEVPLNLPEELDICGYGVKNRYCSVLPNPQSRVVLPSTSSDDPLSSYINANYVRGYDGEDSRYIATQGPLTHTVADFWKMIWAEKVPAIVMMTKLHEAAKTKCEPYFPLDKNSCIPAGPFTIIVTSIDTRDGYTYRDLELRFEGERRHVQHYWYDSWPDHAVPENADTLVSLAAEVNSLPGPVVVHCSAGIGRTGCFIALATGMTQLSRDGNVDVLGILCQMRYDRGGMIQTAEQYEFVHRALCLYEQTLDGGKSASAGD is encoded by the exons ATGCGGACAAACGATAGACACCATGTTCGCCGAGAAAAAGACTGGCTAAGTGGTCGGGGAGTCGATGTGCGTTCGAAAATCCAGCGATCCACTCGAAGGG GAGGTACAAGCACTCCATTGACTAATCACTATGTAAACGATGCAAACTATTATGACATTTCAAGCAATGACGACAATTCAGATCCTTTGGAAAAGTTTTACTTAATTACCGAACGAAGGTGGCACACGGATACAGTGCTACCTATCCCCTTACTGCCATCTACCGAGGGAATGTCTGTTCGATCTCCTCACAG GATTTCACAGTCCATAACGGGACTGGATGATGCTGGAATGGATTTGCAAGCAGCTCAACTCAGCACTCGAGCAGGACAGGAGGTACGCTCCACTGCAACTTTATCATGGCTAGACTGGCAGCTAACACTTTTTGTAGCACTCTGCGCCATCGTTGGCGCCATTCTCTTCACATTCTTG ATTTTGTTATGGCTACGGAAACAAATGTCGCGTGAAAAGGATACAGAAGATGGTGATAGGAGAGGTTTGGTAGAGGAAGGTACTATAGGTCACCCTGAGAAGCCTACTAAATCTACTAAGGTATCGGTCGAAGGTCAATGGGTTCATCAACCTACCATAAAGCCATCTGTGTCTGTTCAGTCTGTCCGACCAGTTACCACTCAAATCACTGGTTTGCCAGAG GTAATGTCAGTGGCAACACCGGAACGTAGACCAGAACCTATACGCATAAAAGCTAGAAGATTACTCGAACGACGTGGTTCAAGTGCAAGCTTGACTATAGAATTAGCACCTCCTCCTGAAAGTCCACCACACGTGGTGACACCTACTCGGGAATGTACCGCGGAAGAATTTTTACTGAGTGCTGGAAATGTTCTGTCAAGATCACAGCTGAAAAAAGCAGTCAGTGACCCCACATTATTGCACAAAGAATTCTGGGAAGTCCCTTTGAATTTGCCCGAAGAACTAGATATTTGTGGATATGGGGTGAAAAATAGATACTGTTCTGTGTTACCGAATCCACAGTCCAGAGTGGTTCTACCAAGTACTTCTTCTGATGATCCTCTCTCTAGCTACATCAATGCCAACTACGTACGG GGATACGACGGAGAAGATTCGCGCTATATCGCAACACAGGGACCATTGACTCATACAGTAGCTGACTTCTGGAAAATGATTTGGGCGGAGAAAGTTCCCGCGATCGTCATGATGACGAAACTACACGAAGCCGCAAAGACAAAGTGCGAACCATATTTTCCGCTGgataaaaatagttgcataCCAGCTGGACCTTTCACTATTATCGTTACTTCTATCGACACCAGAGACGGTTATACATACAGAGACTTAGAGCTTAGATTCGAAGGAGAAAGAAGACATGTGCAGCATTATTG GTATGATTCTTGGCCGGACCATGCTGTACCTGAAAATGCAGATACCCTGGTTAGCCTAGCTGCAGAAGTGAACTCTTTGCCAGGACCTGTTGTTGTTCACTGCAGTGCAGGAATTGGAAGAACTGGGTGTTTCATAGCTTTAGCAACAGGAATGACACAATTATCACGGGATGGAAACGTGGATGTTTTAGGCATTTTATGTCAAATGAG GTATGACAGAGGAGGCATGATTCAAACGGCGGAACAGTATGAATTCGTTCATCGTGCACTTTGTCTATACGAACAAACGCTTGACGGCGGTAAATCAGCGAGCGCTGGAGATTGA
- the LOC143207822 gene encoding tyrosine-protein phosphatase non-receptor type 5 isoform X2: MCLKTDEDLQSFYSFWMEKYARLYTCANMRRCNDGILVHGGTSTPLTNHYVNDANYYDISSNDDNSDPLEKFYLITERRWHTDTVLPIPLLPSTEGMSVRSPHRISQSITGLDDAGMDLQAAQLSTRAGQEVRSTATLSWLDWQLTLFVALCAIVGAILFTFLILLWLRKQMSREKDTEDGDRRGLVEEGTIGHPEKPTKSTKVSVEGQWVHQPTIKPSVSVQSVRPVTTQITGLPEVMSVATPERRPEPIRIKARRLLERRGSSASLTIELAPPPESPPHVVTPTRECTAEEFLLSAGNVLSRSQLKKAVSDPTLLHKEFWEVPLNLPEELDICGYGVKNRYCSVLPNPQSRVVLPSTSSDDPLSSYINANYVRGYDGEDSRYIATQGPLTHTVADFWKMIWAEKVPAIVMMTKLHEAAKTKCEPYFPLDKNSCIPAGPFTIIVTSIDTRDGYTYRDLELRFEGERRHVQHYWYDSWPDHAVPENADTLVSLAAEVNSLPGPVVVHCSAGIGRTGCFIALATGMTQLSRDGNVDVLGILCQMRYDRGGMIQTAEQYEFVHRALCLYEQTLDGGKSASAGD, from the exons ATGTGCCTGAAAACCGACGAGGATCTACAATCGTTTTACAGTTTCTGGATGGAAAAATACGCGAGGCTGTACACTTGTGCAAACATGAGGCGGTGCAACGACGGTATTTTAGTACACG GAGGTACAAGCACTCCATTGACTAATCACTATGTAAACGATGCAAACTATTATGACATTTCAAGCAATGACGACAATTCAGATCCTTTGGAAAAGTTTTACTTAATTACCGAACGAAGGTGGCACACGGATACAGTGCTACCTATCCCCTTACTGCCATCTACCGAGGGAATGTCTGTTCGATCTCCTCACAG GATTTCACAGTCCATAACGGGACTGGATGATGCTGGAATGGATTTGCAAGCAGCTCAACTCAGCACTCGAGCAGGACAGGAGGTACGCTCCACTGCAACTTTATCATGGCTAGACTGGCAGCTAACACTTTTTGTAGCACTCTGCGCCATCGTTGGCGCCATTCTCTTCACATTCTTG ATTTTGTTATGGCTACGGAAACAAATGTCGCGTGAAAAGGATACAGAAGATGGTGATAGGAGAGGTTTGGTAGAGGAAGGTACTATAGGTCACCCTGAGAAGCCTACTAAATCTACTAAGGTATCGGTCGAAGGTCAATGGGTTCATCAACCTACCATAAAGCCATCTGTGTCTGTTCAGTCTGTCCGACCAGTTACCACTCAAATCACTGGTTTGCCAGAG GTAATGTCAGTGGCAACACCGGAACGTAGACCAGAACCTATACGCATAAAAGCTAGAAGATTACTCGAACGACGTGGTTCAAGTGCAAGCTTGACTATAGAATTAGCACCTCCTCCTGAAAGTCCACCACACGTGGTGACACCTACTCGGGAATGTACCGCGGAAGAATTTTTACTGAGTGCTGGAAATGTTCTGTCAAGATCACAGCTGAAAAAAGCAGTCAGTGACCCCACATTATTGCACAAAGAATTCTGGGAAGTCCCTTTGAATTTGCCCGAAGAACTAGATATTTGTGGATATGGGGTGAAAAATAGATACTGTTCTGTGTTACCGAATCCACAGTCCAGAGTGGTTCTACCAAGTACTTCTTCTGATGATCCTCTCTCTAGCTACATCAATGCCAACTACGTACGG GGATACGACGGAGAAGATTCGCGCTATATCGCAACACAGGGACCATTGACTCATACAGTAGCTGACTTCTGGAAAATGATTTGGGCGGAGAAAGTTCCCGCGATCGTCATGATGACGAAACTACACGAAGCCGCAAAGACAAAGTGCGAACCATATTTTCCGCTGgataaaaatagttgcataCCAGCTGGACCTTTCACTATTATCGTTACTTCTATCGACACCAGAGACGGTTATACATACAGAGACTTAGAGCTTAGATTCGAAGGAGAAAGAAGACATGTGCAGCATTATTG GTATGATTCTTGGCCGGACCATGCTGTACCTGAAAATGCAGATACCCTGGTTAGCCTAGCTGCAGAAGTGAACTCTTTGCCAGGACCTGTTGTTGTTCACTGCAGTGCAGGAATTGGAAGAACTGGGTGTTTCATAGCTTTAGCAACAGGAATGACACAATTATCACGGGATGGAAACGTGGATGTTTTAGGCATTTTATGTCAAATGAG GTATGACAGAGGAGGCATGATTCAAACGGCGGAACAGTATGAATTCGTTCATCGTGCACTTTGTCTATACGAACAAACGCTTGACGGCGGTAAATCAGCGAGCGCTGGAGATTGA
- the LOC143207822 gene encoding tyrosine-protein phosphatase non-receptor type 5 isoform X1 — translation MAVYTSTQPLVSNREYRFTNDNTIILVVLAYVLLAKGIIKSLRGTSTPLTNHYVNDANYYDISSNDDNSDPLEKFYLITERRWHTDTVLPIPLLPSTEGMSVRSPHRISQSITGLDDAGMDLQAAQLSTRAGQEVRSTATLSWLDWQLTLFVALCAIVGAILFTFLILLWLRKQMSREKDTEDGDRRGLVEEGTIGHPEKPTKSTKVSVEGQWVHQPTIKPSVSVQSVRPVTTQITGLPEVMSVATPERRPEPIRIKARRLLERRGSSASLTIELAPPPESPPHVVTPTRECTAEEFLLSAGNVLSRSQLKKAVSDPTLLHKEFWEVPLNLPEELDICGYGVKNRYCSVLPNPQSRVVLPSTSSDDPLSSYINANYVRGYDGEDSRYIATQGPLTHTVADFWKMIWAEKVPAIVMMTKLHEAAKTKCEPYFPLDKNSCIPAGPFTIIVTSIDTRDGYTYRDLELRFEGERRHVQHYWYDSWPDHAVPENADTLVSLAAEVNSLPGPVVVHCSAGIGRTGCFIALATGMTQLSRDGNVDVLGILCQMRYDRGGMIQTAEQYEFVHRALCLYEQTLDGGKSASAGD, via the exons ATGGCTGTTTACACGTCCACGCAGCCGCTAGTTTCAAACCGCGAGTATCGCTTCACTAACGACAACACGATCATCCTCGTGGTCCTAGCGTACGTGCTGCTCGCTAAAGGTATCATCAAGTCATTGA GAGGTACAAGCACTCCATTGACTAATCACTATGTAAACGATGCAAACTATTATGACATTTCAAGCAATGACGACAATTCAGATCCTTTGGAAAAGTTTTACTTAATTACCGAACGAAGGTGGCACACGGATACAGTGCTACCTATCCCCTTACTGCCATCTACCGAGGGAATGTCTGTTCGATCTCCTCACAG GATTTCACAGTCCATAACGGGACTGGATGATGCTGGAATGGATTTGCAAGCAGCTCAACTCAGCACTCGAGCAGGACAGGAGGTACGCTCCACTGCAACTTTATCATGGCTAGACTGGCAGCTAACACTTTTTGTAGCACTCTGCGCCATCGTTGGCGCCATTCTCTTCACATTCTTG ATTTTGTTATGGCTACGGAAACAAATGTCGCGTGAAAAGGATACAGAAGATGGTGATAGGAGAGGTTTGGTAGAGGAAGGTACTATAGGTCACCCTGAGAAGCCTACTAAATCTACTAAGGTATCGGTCGAAGGTCAATGGGTTCATCAACCTACCATAAAGCCATCTGTGTCTGTTCAGTCTGTCCGACCAGTTACCACTCAAATCACTGGTTTGCCAGAG GTAATGTCAGTGGCAACACCGGAACGTAGACCAGAACCTATACGCATAAAAGCTAGAAGATTACTCGAACGACGTGGTTCAAGTGCAAGCTTGACTATAGAATTAGCACCTCCTCCTGAAAGTCCACCACACGTGGTGACACCTACTCGGGAATGTACCGCGGAAGAATTTTTACTGAGTGCTGGAAATGTTCTGTCAAGATCACAGCTGAAAAAAGCAGTCAGTGACCCCACATTATTGCACAAAGAATTCTGGGAAGTCCCTTTGAATTTGCCCGAAGAACTAGATATTTGTGGATATGGGGTGAAAAATAGATACTGTTCTGTGTTACCGAATCCACAGTCCAGAGTGGTTCTACCAAGTACTTCTTCTGATGATCCTCTCTCTAGCTACATCAATGCCAACTACGTACGG GGATACGACGGAGAAGATTCGCGCTATATCGCAACACAGGGACCATTGACTCATACAGTAGCTGACTTCTGGAAAATGATTTGGGCGGAGAAAGTTCCCGCGATCGTCATGATGACGAAACTACACGAAGCCGCAAAGACAAAGTGCGAACCATATTTTCCGCTGgataaaaatagttgcataCCAGCTGGACCTTTCACTATTATCGTTACTTCTATCGACACCAGAGACGGTTATACATACAGAGACTTAGAGCTTAGATTCGAAGGAGAAAGAAGACATGTGCAGCATTATTG GTATGATTCTTGGCCGGACCATGCTGTACCTGAAAATGCAGATACCCTGGTTAGCCTAGCTGCAGAAGTGAACTCTTTGCCAGGACCTGTTGTTGTTCACTGCAGTGCAGGAATTGGAAGAACTGGGTGTTTCATAGCTTTAGCAACAGGAATGACACAATTATCACGGGATGGAAACGTGGATGTTTTAGGCATTTTATGTCAAATGAG GTATGACAGAGGAGGCATGATTCAAACGGCGGAACAGTATGAATTCGTTCATCGTGCACTTTGTCTATACGAACAAACGCTTGACGGCGGTAAATCAGCGAGCGCTGGAGATTGA
- the LOC143207822 gene encoding tyrosine-protein phosphatase non-receptor type 5 isoform X3 yields MAVYTSTQPLVSNREYRFTNDNTIILVVLAYVLLAKGGTSTPLTNHYVNDANYYDISSNDDNSDPLEKFYLITERRWHTDTVLPIPLLPSTEGMSVRSPHRISQSITGLDDAGMDLQAAQLSTRAGQEVRSTATLSWLDWQLTLFVALCAIVGAILFTFLILLWLRKQMSREKDTEDGDRRGLVEEGTIGHPEKPTKSTKVSVEGQWVHQPTIKPSVSVQSVRPVTTQITGLPEVMSVATPERRPEPIRIKARRLLERRGSSASLTIELAPPPESPPHVVTPTRECTAEEFLLSAGNVLSRSQLKKAVSDPTLLHKEFWEVPLNLPEELDICGYGVKNRYCSVLPNPQSRVVLPSTSSDDPLSSYINANYVRGYDGEDSRYIATQGPLTHTVADFWKMIWAEKVPAIVMMTKLHEAAKTKCEPYFPLDKNSCIPAGPFTIIVTSIDTRDGYTYRDLELRFEGERRHVQHYWYDSWPDHAVPENADTLVSLAAEVNSLPGPVVVHCSAGIGRTGCFIALATGMTQLSRDGNVDVLGILCQMRYDRGGMIQTAEQYEFVHRALCLYEQTLDGGKSASAGD; encoded by the exons ATGGCTGTTTACACGTCCACGCAGCCGCTAGTTTCAAACCGCGAGTATCGCTTCACTAACGACAACACGATCATCCTCGTGGTCCTAGCGTACGTGCTGCTCGCTAAAG GAGGTACAAGCACTCCATTGACTAATCACTATGTAAACGATGCAAACTATTATGACATTTCAAGCAATGACGACAATTCAGATCCTTTGGAAAAGTTTTACTTAATTACCGAACGAAGGTGGCACACGGATACAGTGCTACCTATCCCCTTACTGCCATCTACCGAGGGAATGTCTGTTCGATCTCCTCACAG GATTTCACAGTCCATAACGGGACTGGATGATGCTGGAATGGATTTGCAAGCAGCTCAACTCAGCACTCGAGCAGGACAGGAGGTACGCTCCACTGCAACTTTATCATGGCTAGACTGGCAGCTAACACTTTTTGTAGCACTCTGCGCCATCGTTGGCGCCATTCTCTTCACATTCTTG ATTTTGTTATGGCTACGGAAACAAATGTCGCGTGAAAAGGATACAGAAGATGGTGATAGGAGAGGTTTGGTAGAGGAAGGTACTATAGGTCACCCTGAGAAGCCTACTAAATCTACTAAGGTATCGGTCGAAGGTCAATGGGTTCATCAACCTACCATAAAGCCATCTGTGTCTGTTCAGTCTGTCCGACCAGTTACCACTCAAATCACTGGTTTGCCAGAG GTAATGTCAGTGGCAACACCGGAACGTAGACCAGAACCTATACGCATAAAAGCTAGAAGATTACTCGAACGACGTGGTTCAAGTGCAAGCTTGACTATAGAATTAGCACCTCCTCCTGAAAGTCCACCACACGTGGTGACACCTACTCGGGAATGTACCGCGGAAGAATTTTTACTGAGTGCTGGAAATGTTCTGTCAAGATCACAGCTGAAAAAAGCAGTCAGTGACCCCACATTATTGCACAAAGAATTCTGGGAAGTCCCTTTGAATTTGCCCGAAGAACTAGATATTTGTGGATATGGGGTGAAAAATAGATACTGTTCTGTGTTACCGAATCCACAGTCCAGAGTGGTTCTACCAAGTACTTCTTCTGATGATCCTCTCTCTAGCTACATCAATGCCAACTACGTACGG GGATACGACGGAGAAGATTCGCGCTATATCGCAACACAGGGACCATTGACTCATACAGTAGCTGACTTCTGGAAAATGATTTGGGCGGAGAAAGTTCCCGCGATCGTCATGATGACGAAACTACACGAAGCCGCAAAGACAAAGTGCGAACCATATTTTCCGCTGgataaaaatagttgcataCCAGCTGGACCTTTCACTATTATCGTTACTTCTATCGACACCAGAGACGGTTATACATACAGAGACTTAGAGCTTAGATTCGAAGGAGAAAGAAGACATGTGCAGCATTATTG GTATGATTCTTGGCCGGACCATGCTGTACCTGAAAATGCAGATACCCTGGTTAGCCTAGCTGCAGAAGTGAACTCTTTGCCAGGACCTGTTGTTGTTCACTGCAGTGCAGGAATTGGAAGAACTGGGTGTTTCATAGCTTTAGCAACAGGAATGACACAATTATCACGGGATGGAAACGTGGATGTTTTAGGCATTTTATGTCAAATGAG GTATGACAGAGGAGGCATGATTCAAACGGCGGAACAGTATGAATTCGTTCATCGTGCACTTTGTCTATACGAACAAACGCTTGACGGCGGTAAATCAGCGAGCGCTGGAGATTGA
- the LOC143207822 gene encoding tyrosine-protein phosphatase non-receptor type 5 isoform X5 encodes MSVRSPHRISQSITGLDDAGMDLQAAQLSTRAGQEVRSTATLSWLDWQLTLFVALCAIVGAILFTFLILLWLRKQMSREKDTEDGDRRGLVEEGTIGHPEKPTKSTKVSVEGQWVHQPTIKPSVSVQSVRPVTTQITGLPEVMSVATPERRPEPIRIKARRLLERRGSSASLTIELAPPPESPPHVVTPTRECTAEEFLLSAGNVLSRSQLKKAVSDPTLLHKEFWEVPLNLPEELDICGYGVKNRYCSVLPNPQSRVVLPSTSSDDPLSSYINANYVRGYDGEDSRYIATQGPLTHTVADFWKMIWAEKVPAIVMMTKLHEAAKTKCEPYFPLDKNSCIPAGPFTIIVTSIDTRDGYTYRDLELRFEGERRHVQHYWYDSWPDHAVPENADTLVSLAAEVNSLPGPVVVHCSAGIGRTGCFIALATGMTQLSRDGNVDVLGILCQMRYDRGGMIQTAEQYEFVHRALCLYEQTLDGGKSASAGD; translated from the exons ATGTCTGTTCGATCTCCTCACAG GATTTCACAGTCCATAACGGGACTGGATGATGCTGGAATGGATTTGCAAGCAGCTCAACTCAGCACTCGAGCAGGACAGGAGGTACGCTCCACTGCAACTTTATCATGGCTAGACTGGCAGCTAACACTTTTTGTAGCACTCTGCGCCATCGTTGGCGCCATTCTCTTCACATTCTTG ATTTTGTTATGGCTACGGAAACAAATGTCGCGTGAAAAGGATACAGAAGATGGTGATAGGAGAGGTTTGGTAGAGGAAGGTACTATAGGTCACCCTGAGAAGCCTACTAAATCTACTAAGGTATCGGTCGAAGGTCAATGGGTTCATCAACCTACCATAAAGCCATCTGTGTCTGTTCAGTCTGTCCGACCAGTTACCACTCAAATCACTGGTTTGCCAGAG GTAATGTCAGTGGCAACACCGGAACGTAGACCAGAACCTATACGCATAAAAGCTAGAAGATTACTCGAACGACGTGGTTCAAGTGCAAGCTTGACTATAGAATTAGCACCTCCTCCTGAAAGTCCACCACACGTGGTGACACCTACTCGGGAATGTACCGCGGAAGAATTTTTACTGAGTGCTGGAAATGTTCTGTCAAGATCACAGCTGAAAAAAGCAGTCAGTGACCCCACATTATTGCACAAAGAATTCTGGGAAGTCCCTTTGAATTTGCCCGAAGAACTAGATATTTGTGGATATGGGGTGAAAAATAGATACTGTTCTGTGTTACCGAATCCACAGTCCAGAGTGGTTCTACCAAGTACTTCTTCTGATGATCCTCTCTCTAGCTACATCAATGCCAACTACGTACGG GGATACGACGGAGAAGATTCGCGCTATATCGCAACACAGGGACCATTGACTCATACAGTAGCTGACTTCTGGAAAATGATTTGGGCGGAGAAAGTTCCCGCGATCGTCATGATGACGAAACTACACGAAGCCGCAAAGACAAAGTGCGAACCATATTTTCCGCTGgataaaaatagttgcataCCAGCTGGACCTTTCACTATTATCGTTACTTCTATCGACACCAGAGACGGTTATACATACAGAGACTTAGAGCTTAGATTCGAAGGAGAAAGAAGACATGTGCAGCATTATTG GTATGATTCTTGGCCGGACCATGCTGTACCTGAAAATGCAGATACCCTGGTTAGCCTAGCTGCAGAAGTGAACTCTTTGCCAGGACCTGTTGTTGTTCACTGCAGTGCAGGAATTGGAAGAACTGGGTGTTTCATAGCTTTAGCAACAGGAATGACACAATTATCACGGGATGGAAACGTGGATGTTTTAGGCATTTTATGTCAAATGAG GTATGACAGAGGAGGCATGATTCAAACGGCGGAACAGTATGAATTCGTTCATCGTGCACTTTGTCTATACGAACAAACGCTTGACGGCGGTAAATCAGCGAGCGCTGGAGATTGA